The region GGGGCACGGACTGTGAAGCACTTCCAGATGGAAAATTTGTATAAGTGGAAAGCAGAGATTTCTCTTAGGCTTTAGCTGAATTCTAGAGGGGTCTTGGAGTACAGCTGGAAAGGGGAATGCACCAGGCGGCCGCGCTTTTCCGTTTCAACATGACACCCTCAGCTGTAGTTTGCTGTGAACCTCTGAGCAGGTTCTGTGTGTGGTGCTCATACAGCAACATCTGTAAACCCGGCCTTTGGAGCAGGCTTAGGAGACTCACTCTTGCCTTCCTGGACCTTAAGATTCAATACAGCAttatgaaagaatgaaaatccTGTAACCTGTTATTACATGTGTGtatttgttctccttttcctttccctttgttttaGGAGTACGGCCAACAGCCAAAAACTCAGGAAGGGGAGCTGAAAATCAGTGCTGTATTTTCAGTCAGTGGCAGTCCTCTTGGTAAGGAATAGGCAAGACTAACTTTGTTTAAACGTGTAAATTATATCACCTTTGCAAATAGGCTTGCaggttattttgcattttgtttgctaTGTCTGACCCTGGTAGAAAAAAAGAGCTAATTTGTTTTACAGACAAAAATTCAGAGattgaaaaatactgtatttttcaggCAAAGGAAAATTGAATGTGAAAGGGATGTTAAAAGTGCATTCTCAGTCTTACGAGTAGTAGAAACAATCTGCTACGcagaaaaccagcacagggCATGTATTTATGGAGAGTTCATCTGCTACTTAATTCCCTCTTAGACCCTGACAACCCAAATGAAGTCATAAGCTTTGTGCTTGCCCCCTGCACAGAAGCAAATTATGTGTAATACATATATTACAGTTACTCTATGTTTtctctgtggtttgtttttttttagctcCACAGCTGTCATCAGGTTTCCAGCCTGCTGTGGCATCCTCTGGCATGAGTAAAATGCTTCCTTCAGTTCCAACCACAGCTGTTCGGGTTTCCTGTTCTGGCTGtaaaaaaatcctgcagaagGGGCAAACTGCATACCAGAGGAAAGGCTCTACCCAGCTCTTCTGCTCCACACTGTGCCTCACTGGATACACTGTTCCAGCTTCTCGCCCACCAGCTTCTACCAAGAAAACCTGCTCAAGCTGCTCAAAGTAGGacagtgttttaatttgttctggTAATAATTGATGTTCAAGCAGATAACGAAAGGCTGTAATTCTTTTTATGTAACACGCTGTTTCTGTGGCGCCCGCTTCTGTTACCCTTCTCTTCAAAAAAATTGTGGCCAATCCTGTTATTTGTTAATTGGTCTGTCCGCTTTCAGTTCCATTTCATTAATTGGATTTTACGTACACATAGATTTAAAAGCCTCTGTTGTGAAGTGTGtaccttgtcttttttttaatttaaatcagcCgtattaaaaactgtatttcaaaaagTAGTACACCTTCctgccatttaaaaatgttgcaCTCTCAAAACCACAAGCAAGAgtgcattttcaaaaaatattttatgtattttttcttcttgatgaAAATAGATTTACTGAATCCcctaaaattaaataaaacatgggtaaattaatatatttgagGCACGATGTTTCCTTGTattctaaaaaaaatccaaacgaacaaacaaaaaccaccaactTTCCAGTCTGGCTCCATTCTGTGAGCTTAGATGTCCCTAGGTTTTAGCTCTCCAAAAtacattgctgctgctgttatttgACGGTGGCTAAACCTTTGTTAGATATAGAGAGATTAAATTTATTAAGGATTGAGTTTTTCAGGCAGTTGGGGTTTTGGCACCTAAATCAGTTACTTTCTACCTAAGGCTAGAGTGGAAAGGTGAGGTTTGCTTTTGTGAGCCTTCTTGGAAAGGACTCTTTGGAAAAGATCTACATTTTCCACGGTCCTGTTGGAAACACAGGCCTGAATCTTCAGctctaaaaacattttaattactgattttaattatttttttcatttgtattattttttccaaattagcAAAAGAGACCTAGCTCTTTAAGCTGTCATTTTACTATAGCATGACTTGAGGCAGATAAATAACACTGTGGACTGGTTGTGCTATGGTCTGTTTATAGAAGAGAATTAtttatatgtattatttttagttACGAAAGTTACTTTGCAGAAGGAATGCTGCTTTGTTCATCATTTCTTCCACAACAAATTTATTACTCTCAGTTTTACAAGGTCAGCTGAACTTACACTTGAGACTTCAATTATTCTTTCCACTTGCTGTCTTCAGTGTGAAAAGGCTTGCAATGAAGTTCAGCAGTCTTGGctgtaatttgtatttattctgtTGAAAAATGGCTTAACTCTGGCAGGACAAGTGAGCAGGAGGCATCCTTCCAACcaagaaaattatataaatcTTTCCTCCTAGTTTTTTGACTTCAGGGCTTTGAAACTTTTCTGTGAATGACTGTTTCAGAAGAGAGAGGGTATTAGGAGAAAGTTCAGTTTGTTAAATCCAGcaacaaattaacaaaactgTAGATGGGAGATGAGAGGTGGAAAGTTACAATTCTGGTCAGACGGTTTGAACTGGACAGTGATTAGAAGTTGTGgccttttgttttccctttttttccctacctcATTATGACTggtattttctttgttaaatgGAGTTATTCAACATATCCtgctttctaaatttttttttagtaaagacTGTGCAAAACAGTTGTCTTTTCCCCGTTCCTTTTGAAAAGATGTAATGATACAGCTTGATGTATTCTTAGGCCGCTCCAAAGTCCAGGTACAAAATGTTTCATGAAATATCTACTTAGAATTGTACTTCTTCGCTATTTTCctaataggaaaagaaaaataaagtcaggTACTTAGAtcagcaagaagaaaagctttaaattaaatgaatcCACCCTCTCCTAGAGGATGTTTAgtctgcagagaaagaaaggcCAGCAAGTTGACATGAAACCAACATGAATTCTTTatctctgtatttgtttttctttttttccatagagACATTCTAAATCCAAAGGATGTAATCACTGCCCAGTTTGACAACACAAGCACCACTAAGGATTTCTGCAGCCAGTCGTGTCTTTCTACATACgaacagaaaaggaagcctGTTGTTACTATTCATACTACCAGCATTTCAACCAACTGCAGCATGTGCCAGAAGAACGCAGTGGTAATTGCaaacttctttttcatttgaattcCCTTTAGATTGGGACAACTTGCTGTCTCAGAGGTgaacatacatattttttctattcttgttatatattctttcttttcttccagattAGACACGAAGTGAACTACCAGAACGTCGTACACAAGCTCTGCAGCGATGCCTGCTTCTCCAAGTTCCGCTCAGCTAACAACCTGACCATGAACTGCTGCGAGAATTGCGGAGGGTACTGCTACAGTGGCTCTGGCCAATGTCACGTCCTTCAAATAGAGGGACAGTCAAAAAAGTTCTGCAGTTCAACATGTGTGACAGCATACAAGCAGGTATATTTtgacagaatattaaaaatatggcTTTGATTAGATTTTGGGTGTTTTAAGAAACACCCAATTTATTAGTAGGTTATTTCAGTTACTGCCTTAGTCTAAGAAAACTCCTTTTGCCATTTGCTGCTTAGTCTTTGCCCAGACACgtagaatcagagaatcacagaatggtttgggttgggagggacctttaagggccatccagtccaaccccccgcagtgagcagggacatcttcaactagaccgggttgctcagagccccgtccaacctgaccttggatgcttccagggatggggcctccacagcctctctgggcaaaaGCATTCCAGCAAAAGCAAGCAGGTTGCTCTGTTTCCTTTACCACTGAACCGGCTACCAGAGCGTTCCAGTGTGAGAGAAGACGCAATGGGACCGCTTGGCAGCAGTGCGCTGTGACCTTTTTCAGCCTTTGCTCCCTGTCTGAGTATTGACTATTAAATTGTAGCATTTGAATTAAGTGGAGAGGGACAGTAATAATTAgttgataatttttattttaatttaaaaacttgtaatattttaattattataatgaAACCTCTTAAAGAGCTGAGCAGTTGAGAGAACCTTAATTTATTATAATAGCTCCATTATTTTTGACTGActtattttaatgcaattacttcaggaaaaattgcCCTCTGATAAGACAGTGTAACTTCATTTTGTGACTTCGCTCTGCTGCCCCATTATTCAGGCCACTTAGGCCAAAAAGGCCCTAATGAATTAAAACGAAAACATAAAAAATCTGGTAAAACTATTTCATCCAGAAAATTACCTACAACATTAGTTGTCCTCTGAAACAAAtctggaaattaaattaaataagctggaaaagagagggttttccctctgcttttgcaTCTCACATCAAAACCTCATATATGTTAGTCTTCCTGAAAACACAGTATGTTGAAATCTTATGAGTcttatctatttttaattggtttttttaaatagcattcaACTCGATTGTCAGATGCATTCTGATAGTTTCTGGGGTTTTGCAGGTGAGAGAGGAACCTCCTCCTCTCTGTCTTCTCATCTGTGAAATGGGAATATTGCTGTTAAATAAATCTGTGAAATGGGAGTATTGCTTACGTACATAGCTGATGTATGAAAAATCGTAAGCAAAGCATTGCTTCTCAGCAAAAATGTTGAAGTGGTCTGATACGAGGTGCTTGGCACGCGCTATTAAACACATGGTGGTATTTGCCCTTGGAGGCCTTCGCCCTGGCAGCCTCGGCACTCTTGAAAGCGGCCTGCAAAGTAGGGCTTACCCTAATGGGAGACAGCCCAAGTCTCGGGTGGCCAAAGTGTGAAAATAGCAAGCATACAGGATAACTCAGGTAAGTATATCTGCATCATAAATAATTCAGCTGTAAAATAAGTGCTGTTTCACTGGCAGTCActcttatttgcattttatatgtTAGCGATTAATTTCCAGGTCAGTAAAAATACTGAGTTCTGAATGAATGACAGATTTCCCTGTTTCCACAGAAGTCAGCTAAAATTACACCTTGCACACTGTGTAAATCTTTGAGATCTTCAGCCGAGATGGTAGAGAGCACAAATAACTTGGGAAAAACGGAACTGTTTTGCTCTGTTAACTGCTTGTCAGCGTATAGAGTGAAAATGGTTACTTCTGCAGGTAACTTTATCCTTTTACGTCTTTAGAAGCATAATTACCTGTAGCTCATATGCAAACTTAATTTGTCTTGAAAGTTAAggccagttttattttttgagggggtggaaagtggctttttttttttttaaagggaggtGCTGAGATGGGAACATAAGGACTTTCTACCATAGATAAACCTAACAGCGACAGTACAGCCATTTCAGCTTTGATTTAGAGAACTTAAACATGATAATAAACCTTAatctattttctgcttttgtgagAGCAGCTGGTGGGTTTCCCAGCTAGACAAATCCACTTCTGTGGACATGTGCCATACCACTGCTGTGACTATTCTGCCCCTTGTTCTCCAGGGTGATGAGCTCAGTTACCTCTGCCTGACGTTGCACCGAGCTAGGCAAACATATTCTCAGCtatttttcttgtgaaatagaaaaatgcTTACTGACATCCTAGGGATACTGGGAGATTAATTAAAGGATCTGGCaagcaacaggcactgcagctgcagtGTCTGCTTCTGAATCTGTAGAAACTTCGTCTTGGGCTTCTGTGTGTACCTTGGCTTGTCATTCAGATTTTGTGTTTTTGTATGCACAGTGCAAAATTATCTGCAATACAACTTGACGTTGCATAAAtcactttctcttctctgtttcaCCCTCAGGTGTTCAAGTTCAGTGCAACAGCTGTAAAACTTCAGCAAACCCTCAGTATCACTTGGCTATGTCAGATGGGAGCATACGCAATTTTTGCAGCTACAGTTGTGTAGTAGCTTTTCAGGTGTGACATCTAGGATTTCTTCTTAGCCGAATTAACAGAATAATAAATTGATGATGTAAATATCTGGGATGTCGGGTTAAATAAGTAATATTGTAAAATACAGACTGTTCCTCGATTTGCTTCCCTGCAGAATTTGTTCAACAAGCCTGCAGGAATGAACTCCTCCGTGGTACCTCTGTCGCAAGGTCAAGTCATTGTAAGCATTCCATCGGGGGCAACAGTATCGGCAGGTGGCACCAGCTCGACTGTGTCCCCCAGCAACACGAGcagttcagctgcagctggtcTACAGAGGCTGGCTGCCCAGTCCCAGCAAGTCACTTTTGCCCGTCCTGTTGTAAAACTCAAGTGTCAGCACTGTAACAGATTGTTTGCAACCAAACCAGAACTGCTTGACTACAAGGTAATAAAGATTAGGGCTTTTCAAGCTCATATTTGTCACCAGAAACTCGAGAATTAGTAGTTTATATGCAGTGGTCTGTCAGTACTGCTCTGTTGCTTACTATGACCTGCTGGGGAGGAATTTGGAACTGATTGTGGTATCATTTAACCATTATCAAAATTAATACTGATACTAGTTCTTTGATCTTAAAAGCAACGAAAAAGAAACTCCAAAAAACCCGAAGCCCTGAGATTGCCTGGCTAGATAAGCACGTTCCTGATTTTTGGTCCCAGAGACAATCCTTTTAATTCCAGGACAAACCACACTGGTGAGGGCTTTCTGCAGAGAATTGTGCTTTCTTTGTTCTGAAGCTAAATGGCAGGACTGATTCGCTAGTGctgtctggttttggttttgaagggCATAAATACACTTCTGAGTTTTTATTaacaattaaaatgtattatctGGGATGTGAAACACTGAAACCAAAACGTTCTGGCTATTATGCAGGGTAAAATGTTCCAGTTTTGTGGGAAGTCCTGCTGTGATGAATATAAGAAGAGGAGCGGTGTAATGGCAATGTGTGAATACTGCAGAATTGAGAAAATTATCAAGGAGACAGTGCGATTCTCAGGCATAGATAAGCCGTTCTGTAGTGAAGGTAAGAAAGGGCAAGACTGTGTCTCAGATAAATCAAGTCAGAAGTGTTTTGCCTTAAAATTAGTGGTGATGCTTACAGAAACCGTATCAATTTAGGTTAGGAGACTGTTTTTTTAGGTTTAGAAACACAGAACTTTGTTCACACTTTACATTTTAATGGTATGTTTCAATAAATTATTACAAACATAACAAAACATAAGAACTAGAAGTGGCAAGCAAGTGTCATTTTGATATTGAAggatgcttttgttttctcgctattttttcttcttctaggtTGTAAACTGCTCTATAAACATGACTTGGCTAAGCGCTGGGGAAACCACTGTAAAATGTGCAGTTACTGTTTACAGTCTTCCCCCAAACTGGTCCAGAATCACTTTGGGGGGAAGATGGAGGAATTTTGCTCAGAGGAGTGCATGTCTAAATTCACAGTTTTGTTTTACCAGGTAAGCAATATTCTCACGTAACAGCCTCTAGACTATAAACATGCTAGCAAAAGAGTCTTTGTACATTAGGAGCTGTGTGAACTACCCGTTCTACGCAGCTGACTTCTGTGTCCCTGGGATGTATTACATCTGTGTGAGAGATGAGTAAATCCTTCTTAACCTCTGACTACCAGTTTTTTATACAGAGATAACCTAATTCCGTGTCTGTCTTCCTACAACCTGTATGTTCTGCTTTGTGTTACGCTGCAAAAATGATGCATTCTTACAGATCTCTTTACACTGTATTTGCTGAGCAGGGTGCAGAGAGGTTTTAACACACCTACTCTTTGTTGCTGTTAACAAGTGTGTTTGATTTCTCCCTCACTCTGTTTTCCTAGATGGCAAAGTGTGATGGTTGTAAGAGGCAAGGTAAACTCAGTGAGTCCATGAAATGGCAAGGGGAGATCAAGCATTTTTGCAATCTGCTTTGTATTCTGTTGTTCTGTAATCAGCAAAGTGTTTCTGACCCTCCGCCCCCAAACAACACAGGTAAAACCGGCTGGGAGTAGTATTGCCTTTTGGAGTGAACGGTGGTGATATGAATGTTTATTTGGGAACTTGATTCAGTGAACTTTTTGAGATCCATCCTTTACTGGGGGGCTTGCCCACTGCCATCAAATGGGCTCAGTTTTAGATTTCTCCCTTACTTCAGACAATTCCAAACTTCTGCAGGTATGAAATGAGGTTGCTTCATATACCAAACCGAGATTGTGATTTTAAAGATGAAACAAAAGCACTTAACTTTTCAGTCACTTTCATAGAACAAGAGCCCTTTTTAGTGGGGTAAAATGTACTGATTTCTACTGAAGACATGTTAAATACCTTGCTTGTCTCCTGTCCTTGATAAGACATAGCCAGATACAGTAGGATGTTAATgttcatttaacaaaaaaagatcAAGTGGTGAAATTAGTAGACTTAATGGTTGTAAATACAGACTTCCATATATGAACTTAAAATAGCCAGTTCTGTGTAGTCTGTAGGCATATGAAGAGTTACTGTTTCTATGTCATTAAGTGTTGATTAAGCTTAAAGTATCAGTGCCAAGATTAATGTAGTTGTTTCCTCGCTCGTTATTTTAGCAGATGGAATGGGAAGGAGGGTGGGAATGAAGCCCACAGGGCTAGGAGCTGTGAGTTTCTGTagggaaggaaatgcaaagggGAGAAAGGCCCACACAAACAGGAAGAGGAAGCGAAACAAGGGGCAGAAATAGCACTGATCCTAAAGAGGGGCATAATCTCCCACTGAATGGTGGTGGTGCAACAGTAAGTACCCAACAAGCAATAAAGAATATTGACTGAAAGTCCATAGTAGGCACCAGGCCGTATTCAACTCTTCAACTTCGTGCACATCTGCTGTTTACATTGGTGGGACCTGTTTTCCCTGATGAAGAGTAATATATAAGTAACTTTATACTTTCAGGCCATAATTATACCATGCAATACTCCTGGCCTTGTCAGTACGTTTGGCTGGTAGTAAGGATAGCAAAATGTTTGGTGGGCCTGCTTCTCCAGAAGGGTGCTTGCAACCCCAGCTGAGGCGAGTGTGCATTGCCTTTGCAAACTGGTCTCCAGGCATCTCTCTGGACTGGGGGCTGCCAGGGTAACGGAGTGCCTCAGAACAGTATTTTTTGATTAAATGTGATAATTCACGGTAATGTGGTAACGAATGGTGCTCTCAAATGGAAGGAACGTAAGAATTCCTCTAACTGTGAGAGCCTCGTAAAATTCACCTCACCATTATTTGTCAGGATCTTAACTGTCTCCTCCTATACTAATCTGTTCAGTACCGAGCACGGTGAGGCATCCAGTCCTCTCGTCTCCTGAGTGCTGCTGTAATACACTTTCTATTACAAAGAGAAAGCTGCTTTCCTACTGTGGTGagcttctgaaatgtttcagcTACTGGAAAACAGCTTAAGCTTGCCTGTGGAACCAGCTCCTATTTAAACTGAAACACTGCAGTTTGACACCTACATTCCCTTCTCATACAGCAggctttttcatttgcagataAATCTGGAGGGTGGgtgttgtttcagaaatgctgttttataaattattgcttattttagttttcttctgttcactCTGTCCAGCAAACCTTTCCATGGCACCAGCTTCCTCATCAGGCCCTCCTTCTTTGAGAAAGGACTCAACCCCTGTCATAGCAAATGTGGTGTCCCTTGCAAGCAcccctgctgcccagcccacGGTTAACTCCAACAATGTTTTACAGGGTAAGACTGCTGAATATGATGCCCGTATTTTTAAACCTCTGTTCCCGAACGTTTATATTTGTTCAGGGATCTGAGGACAACAGCCATTTCTTCATTATGCTTCACATCAGTGCAGATGGGTACAGTTTTGTCCTTCCTTTACTTAGCTATAAATAATGACTTAAATTTATGTATATACACCAGGGAATGATATTTAATAGGAGTTATTTTTCTTGACCTTGGCAGAATATGGGTTATGGTCCTTGATGATAAGTACACAGACTATTcttgtatgtttttttcttcacaggtgCAGTCCCTACTGTGACAGCAAAAATAATAGGAGATGTAAGTTTTACGAGAGACTCTTTTTCTCACTTTCGCCCAGATTGTATCAATAACAAGTAAAGTATCCAAGAATTTTGCACCGTCATTTTGTAACTGCTTTTCCTGATTGTGATTGTGATTTAAAATCCATCCAGCttgcagatatatttttttgttttaatggatAGAACTTGTTTGGTATAAAAGTCTTTTTGTGTCCACTGACAGATTGGTTAGATGTTTTAAGACAGAGCTTGTCAAATTGTAGCTCTTGAGATGGCTGTAGTTCTCAAGCAATTCATGTGTGGCTTCTGTACTTGGGGCTACCTTTTGTGGCCAGAAGTGGGACTTGATGTTGAAAGGGCTagcaggggaggaaggggacCAGTGTGGGCGGCTGGGGCTGACATGACCACGCTCTTGCAGCTTAGctttccttccccactccctAGTAGTGTGGTAACAGAGCTGTGGGGAACCATTGTCACCGCTTATCCGTGAATAACTCCTAGAGTTCCTATTCTTGGGCTCTTTGAGGTATGTGGTATGCATCTTGCAACGCTCTTAAAATACGAAGATTTTATTATGCAGCTCTTAGGTTCTGGAAGACTGACAGCATTACTTTTAGCTGAAGTGTCTTTTATGGATTAGAGTATGAATTTTCCCTAATGAAACAGATCCTGTTATTTGAATGCATGACTGAAAATTACAGTTAGCAGGACATGAAATTAATACAAGCACGACTAGTCAGTCTGGGTGTAATCAGGAAGTGATGCTACTACTGCCAGCGTTTGTGgtcattttttacttttatttcttttcaggggTTTCACATCAGTTTACTAAGCTTTTTGGGTATCTCTATCAGCCAGACTTCTAGTCATCACAAGTATATTAACCTAACTCCCCTTTATATCTTTGCTATCACTAAGGTTCCAAGGTCAAAAGTTTGTAGAGGTTCTTTGACTTCAGAGACAAAACATTCTTGCAGATTTGTTCACTGTACTGTTAAGAACCAAAAAAAAGCCTATtgtttgattaaaataaattgaggTGAAGACTGGAAAGCACCAAATACATTAGCAAGCTGTTTTTGCAGTACTTTTTAAATGATCGTCTTTATCAGCAAGGAGAGATTTAAATTGTTCAACCTCCCATAGTAGAGAACAAATACTGATCTTATGATATTCTTCGAACCAATACTGACTCTGCTCTCATGTACTTTTCCAACCAGGCTAGTACTCAGACAGATGCCCTAAAGCTGCCACCATCGCAACCGCCGaggcttctgaaaaacaaagcattatTGTGCAAGCCAATCACACAGACTAAGGCCACCTCGTGCAAACctcacacacaaaacaaagaatGCCAGACAGGTATGTATCTAATCTCCTACCCATTTTATAGAAGTCTGTATTGCAGTTGAGAGAGCAATGCATgatttctgcagcagaggatattttttaatttattttgaaaccaTAAATAGTTTCCAGATTGTCGTATGGTATTTTCCAAGTAGCAGTTTGCTTTACAGATGTAAAACATTTGCTGTTCTTTGAGGATTTCAAACTTCGTGTGTGATGAATCTTGAGATTTGCTTTAACTCATCTTTAGCATTCTGTGATTGTCTTAACTGTGGAAAATGAAGTGCGATGGTTAAGTGACATGCAAAAGGCTACAGAGGGAACTTGTTTTCCTCAGGACAGAATTTATGAGTTCCTAGCTCTCAGCACAAGGCCCAAGAGCAGACTCATTTGCCTAAAGGCATGATTTCTCAAAGATTGTTTCAACTCTCACTTTCCTTTAATTACTAGATCCAGATACTAAGAACCTCTGAAAATTAAGTCCCTATTTCTAAGATCATTTCATTGATTCATACTTGCTCTAAGCTCCCTCTGTGGGCTGGAGGAAACAAACACCTTCAAAGGCTATTACACAGTCCAGACTGTCATCGAGGAAtggttttttcttcactgttacCGTAGAAGGAGGGTATCCACTGTTGATGTAAAGCTCTCAATGAGGAAGATCCAGTTAAGCGGGAAGTTTGTAGTTAGTTTTCTAATGGTACCTTCTTATGGTCTTGTAGTTACTTGTGAGATAATTGCAGTAACACACCATTTACCTGGATGCATTTAGTACTTATTTCCACTCTTCCCTTCCAGCATTCATGTTTATGGTCACAGTGCTGTTTATTTCCAAACTGTAGTATTAATACTTGTTCCAACAATGCTGAAGTGAATGACGACTGAACCAAGGCGTGGTACTGTGCACACTCGGGTTACAAGCAGAAGTCCGAACCATTATCATGGACACTCTGGCATGTATTGGATGGCCATTATGGTtaaactatttttgttttgttctatttttgATATAACAGAAGAAGTTGTTCAACCCCAGATGATAGTGGTACCTGTTCCTGTACCAGTGTTTGTGCCAGTACCCCTTCACCTCTACACtcagtacacaccagttccaCTTGGGATGCCAATACCTGTAAGTTATACTTCAGTTCACTAGAGAACTCGTTCACAGTCTTGCTTCTGAACAGAGCAGTGTCATTGGGTTCTGTGACTAGTCATGCAAGAGCTATTTGGAGTCCTTGAAGCCATCTCTTTCCTTAGTGCATCATGTTTGGTTAAGCGTTATCACACAGAACCACCAACTTGTAGAGTTAttgcagaaatgaaacaaattgtCCAGtctggaattattttaaaattaaatttagtaCTCCTAAAATATACGTAATGTTAAATGAGAGGAATCTCCCCTGTGTATTTGCTGTTTCCCTTCACCCCTAAACAAGCTCTAATATTTTCCATGTGTTCCATAGGTACCAGTTCCCATGCTCTTACCAGCTACCCAGGATAATGCTGAGAAGACCATTGAAACTATTCAGGATATCAAGGAAAAGATTCCCACAAATCCATTTGAAGCTGATCTCCTTCAGATGGCAGAAATTATTGCAGAagatgaggagaaagaaaaaacacactcaCATGGTGGTATGTGCTGTTTTTAGAAGGGAAACTAAATGCAGTGAGATGGAGGTCctcaaatcacagaaaataggTAGAGAAATAAATGCAGGGCCTATACTGGCTGCTCCCAAGTATGCATGGCATGTTAAATGGTCCTCTTGTCTTACCAACGTTTATTTTCCACAAAGAAAGTGTTCATGCACGTGAAGTGCCAACCTAGGCAGGGCTATAATGCTTATG is a window of Phalacrocorax aristotelis chromosome 20, bGulAri2.1, whole genome shotgun sequence DNA encoding:
- the LOC142066874 gene encoding zinc finger MYM-type protein 4-like isoform X2 translates to MAEAKEEGPGPRARFEDKSDAVFDITEKCGEILDAEMSEDTDHNLTPALDSISYGIQNRTGSENSLLDDDDDDYFLNSGDLAGIPVVGSDNEDDQNFTPKDTLSSAIHDEDHLEEGKRVTEHELDNEKEIQIQNAIQKDLTSPFEQGPVFKSIRKDFSITRDNGKETFSAKDKNREGHFQEREKRLEKIPKDMVSRLKSSFLDKAVHNQVEETLRTQLAPQTPETNFRESSYLFSSKESIGQELGNSFAPNIRIKEEPLDDEYDKAMAPQQGLLDKIKDEPDNSEEYGQQPKTQEGELKISAVFSVSGSPLAPQLSSGFQPAVASSGMSKMLPSVPTTAVRVSCSGCKKILQKGQTAYQRKGSTQLFCSTLCLTGYTVPASRPPASTKKTCSSCSKDILNPKDVITAQFDNTSTTKDFCSQSCLSTYEQKRKPVVTIHTTSISTNCSMCQKNAVIRHEVNYQNVVHKLCSDACFSKFRSANNLTMNCCENCGGYCYSGSGQCHVLQIEGQSKKFCSSTCVTAYKQSAKITPCTLCKSLRSSAEMVESTNNLGKTELFCSVNCLSAYRVKMVTSAGVQVQCNSCKTSANPQYHLAMSDGSIRNFCSYSCVVAFQNLFNKPAGMNSSVVPLSQGQVIVSIPSGATVSAGGTSSTVSPSNTSSSAAAGLQRLAAQSQQVTFARPVVKLKCQHCNRLFATKPELLDYKGKMFQFCGKSCCDEYKKRSGVMAMCEYCRIEKIIKETVRFSGIDKPFCSEGCKLLYKHDLAKRWGNHCKMCSYCLQSSPKLVQNHFGGKMEEFCSEECMSKFTVLFYQMAKCDGCKRQGKLSESMKWQGEIKHFCNLLCILLFCNQQSVSDPPPPNNTANLSMAPASSSGPPSLRKDSTPVIANVVSLASTPAAQPTVNSNNVLQGAVPTVTAKIIGDASTQTDALKLPPSQPPRLLKNKALLCKPITQTKATSCKPHTQNKECQTEEVVQPQMIVVPVPVPVFVPVPLHLYTQYTPVPLGMPIPVPVPMLLPATQDNAEKTIETIQDIKEKIPTNPFEADLLQMAEIIAEDEEKEKTHSHGGSQTSEHELFLDPKIFEKDQGSTYSGDLESEAVSTPHSWEDELNHYALRSNALPEPDPELKQLSKGDVEQDLEADFPSDSFDPLSKGLGLHSRSRARRRHRDGFPQPKRRGRKKSVVSVEPRNLMQGSYPGCSVSGMTLKYMYGVNAWKNWVQWKNAQEEQGDLKFSVRPVKLKEDILSCTFAELSFGLCQFIQEVRRPNGEKYDPDSILYLCLGIQQYLFENGRIDNIFTEPYSRFMIELTKLLKIWEPTILPNGYMFSRIEEEHLWECKQLGAYSPIVLLNTLLFFNTKYFQLKNVSEHLKLSFAHVMRRTRTLKYNTKMTYLRFFPPFQKQEVESDKLSVGKRKRSEDEEIPTAVEMAENTDNPLRCPVRLYEFYLSKCSESVKQRSDVFYLQPERSCVPNSPMWYSTLPIDPGTLDIMLTRILMVREVHEELAKVKSEDSDIELSD